In a single window of the Populus alba chromosome 16, ASM523922v2, whole genome shotgun sequence genome:
- the LOC118037497 gene encoding acyl-coenzyme A oxidase 4, peroxisomal — protein MAIHKNQDEVEQNARSSYFNLPPLDVSVAFPQATPASTFPPSVSDYFQFSDLLTAEDQAIRMRVRQCMEKEIAPIMAEYWEKAKFPFHVIPKLGALGIAGGTINGYGCPGFSITTSAVAIAEVARVDASCSTFILVHSSLAMLTIALCGSEEQKQKYLPSLAKFSTVACWALTEPDYGSDASSLQTTATKVEGGWILEGQKRWIGNSTFADLLVIFARNTTTDQINGYIVKKDAPGLTVTKIENKIGLRIVQNGDIVMKRVFVPDEDRLPGVNSFQDTNKVLAVSRVMVAWQPIGISMGVYDMCHRYLKERKQFGAPLAAFQINQQKLVQMLGNVQAMVLVGWRICKLYEKGTMTPGHASLAKSWISLKARETAAIGRELLGGNGILSDFLVAKAMGDLEPIYTYEGTYDINSLVTGREITGLASFKPAVLSKRSRL, from the exons ATGGCAATCCATAAAAATCAAG ATGAGGTTGAGCAAAATGCAAGGagttcttattttaatttaccgCCGTTGGATGTTTCCGTCGCCTTCCCTCAAGCAACTCCCGCTTCCACGTTTCCTCCTAGCg tGTCGGATTACTTTCAATTTAGTGATTTACTAACCGCGGAGGATCAGGCCATCAGGATGAGAGTGAGGCAGTGTATGGAAAAGGAAATCGCTCCGATAATggctgag TACTGGGAGAAGGCGAAGTTTCCGTTTCATGTTATTCCGAAGCTTGGTGCCTTGGGTATAGCTGGAGGAACGATAAAT GGTTATGGGTGTCCTGGTTTCTCGATCACTACAAGTGCTGTCGCCATTGCAGAAGTTGCTAGAGTTGATGCAAGCTGTTCGACTTTTATTTTGGTGCATTCATCTCTGGCAATGCTCACCATAG CACTTTGTGGTTCGGAGGAACAGAAGCAGAAATATTTACCTTCTTTGGCAAAGTTTAGCACTGTAGCTTGTTGG GCTTTGACTGAACCTGACTATGGAAGTGATGCAAGTTCTCTGCAAACAACAGCAACCAAG GTTGAAGGTGGTTGGATACTTGAGGGCCAAAAACGCTGGATAGGAAACAGTACTTTTGCTGATTTGCTTGTTATATTTGCTCGGAATACCACCACTGATCAGATTAATGG atATATAGTGAAGAAGGATGCTCCTGGATTAACAGttacaaaaattgaaaataaaattggccTCCGTATAGTACAAAATGGAGATATAGTCATGAAAAGAGTTTTTGTTCCTGATGAGGACAGGTTGCCTGGAGTCAACTCGTTTCAAGATACAAATAAG GTTCTTGCTGTTTCACGTGTAATGGTTGCCTGGCAACCTATTGGCATATCAATGGGGGTCTATGACATGTGTCACAG GTATctaaaggaaaggaaacaatTTGGAGCCCCATTGGCAGCCTTCCAAATCAATCAACAGAAACTTGTCCAAATGCTTGGTAATGTCCAAGCAATGGTACTAGTCGGTTGGCGCATTTGCAAGTTGTATGAAAAGGGAACTATGACCCCAGGTCATGCCAGCTTGGCAAAG TCATGGATCAGTTTGAAGGCAAGGGAAACTGCTGCTATTGGGAGGGAGCTACTTGGTGGCAACGGAATTTTGTCTGATTTTCTAGTTGCCAAG GCAATGGGTGATTTAGAACCCATCTACACGTATGAAGGCACGTATGACATCAACAGCTTGGTTACAGGCAGAGAAATCACTGGTCTTGCTAGTTTTAAGCCTGCAGTGTTGAGCAAGCGAAGTCGCCTGTAA
- the LOC118037499 gene encoding phosphoinositide phosphatase SAC8 isoform X1: protein MEITPSPSPPHSGRFKLFDQLELQEFNDKYVIKSVESPNRGFSISRLHGDIQPLNSDNDGGGCDESSVSPSKTSVIYGVVGTIRLVVGTYILVIISRKEAGEFLGFPVFRIAAMKFLPCNEALKFSTAQEKRDEAYFMHLLRVVESTPGLYYSYETDITLNLQRRCKLAEGWMSKPIWKSADPRFVWNKSLLDELIEFKLDGFIIPLLQGSFGAAQLKIKESSASVTLVSRRCTRRLGTRMWRRGANLEGDTANFIETEQLLELEGYRSSLLQIRGSIPLLWEQIVDLSYRPCLRIISHEQTSKVVERHFHDLYQRYGDTMAVDLTNKHGDEGQLSTAYAAEMQKLPHVRYVPFDFHHVCGNSNFDNLQILYNQISDDFQKQGYILIDAEGNILEEQKGIIRSNCIDCLDRTNVTQSFLGQKSLTMQLQRIGVLSSIEFITMFSEEYGKFRALWAEQGDEVSLEYAGTHALKGDLVRYGRQTIGGIIKDGMSALWRYYLNNFQDGVRQDALDLISGHYSVNRNGPSPFQLNGFESLSYLPVASAASALIIGGLTITSVTVQQAGRQAQQYLSTVIWAGVTAGVMAVVKANGRQFCSRPRLCGLM from the exons ATGGAAATTACCCCCTCTCCATCTCCTCCTCATTCAGGGAGATTCAAACTTTTTGACCAATTAGAATTGCAAGAATTCAACGACAAATACGTGATCAAATCCGTTGAATCTCCTAATCGTGGCTTCTCTATCAGTCGCCTCCACGGCGATATCCAGCCGCTTAATAGTG AtaatgatggtggtggttgtgATGAAAGTTCCGTTAGTCCGTCAAAAACCTCCGTGATTTACGGCGTCGTCGGCACAATTAGATTGGTCGTAg GAACGTACATACTTGTGATAATTTCGCGGAAAGAAGCTGGAGAATTTCTTGGTTTTCCTGTTTTCCGAATTGCTGCGATGAAGTTTTTGCCTTGCAATGAGGCATTGAAGTTTTCTACTGCGCAAGAA aAAAGAGATGAGGCCTACTTTATGCATCTGTTGAGAGTGGTGGAGTCAACTCCAGGGCTGTATTATTCGTATGAGACGGATATAACTTTGAA TTTGCAGCGAAGATGTAAATTAGCAGAAGGGTGGATGAGTAAACCGATTTGGAAATCA GCTGACCCTCGATTTGTTTGGAACAAAAGTCTTTTGGATGAACTTATTGAGTTTAAG CTTGATGGGTTCATCATTCCTCTACTTCAAGGAA GCTTTGGAGCTGCACAGCTAAAGATAAAAGAGTCATCTGCCTCAGTTACATTAGTTTCAAGAAGGTGTACTCGGCGTCTAG GGACACGAATGTGGAGGAGAGGAGCTAACCTTGAAGGAGACACTGCTAACTTTATTGAAACTGAGCAATTGCTGGAGCTTGAAGGTTACAGATCTTCATTGTTGCAG ATTCGAGGTTCGATTCCCCTACTATGGGAGCAGATTGTTGATTTGAGCTATAGACCATGTCTTCGAATCATTAGTCATGAGCAGACG TCAAAAGTTGTTGAACGCCATTTCCATGATCTTTACCAACGATATGGGGACACCATGGCAGTTGACTTAACCAATAAA CATGGTGATGAAGGTCAATTAAGCACAGCTTATGCTGCTGAAATGCAAAAGCTTCCACATGTGAG ATATGTTCCGTTTGATTTTCATCATGTCTGTGGCAACTCAAACTTCGATAATCTTCAAATTCTATATAATCAAATCTCAGACGACTTCCAAAAGCAAGG ATATATCCTCATAGACGCAGAAGGAAACATATTGGAAGAGCAGAAAGGCATTATTAGATCTAACTGCATTGACTGCTTGGATCGAACAAATGTTACTCAG AGTTTTCTGGGTCAGAAGTCTTTAACCATGCAGTTGCAAAGAATAGGAGTGCTTTCTTCTATTGAGTTTATTACCATGTTCAGTGAAGAATACGGAAAGTTCAGAGCAT TGTGGGCTGAGCAAGGTGATGAGGTCAGCCTTGAATATGCCGGTACTCATGCTTTGAAAGGGGATTTAGTTAG ATATGGAAGACAGACTATAGGAGGAATAATCAAAGATGGGATGAGTGCCCTTTGGAGATACTATCTGAACAATTTTCAGGATGGAGTTCGCCAG GACGCATTAGATCTTATAAGCGGCCATTATAGTGTCAACAGAAATGGTCCTTCACCATTCCAGCTTAACGGATTCGAATCACTCTCT TATCTTCCGGTGGCATCAGCTGCATCAGCTTTGATTATTGGAGGTTTAACAATAACATCTGTCACGGTTCAGCAAG CGGGACGACAGGCGCAGCAGTATTTGTCAACTGTTATCTGGGCTGGAGTGACTGCTGGAGTAATGGCAGTTGTTAAAGCTAACGGGAGGCAGTTTTGTTCCAGGCCGCGCTTGTGTGGTCTTATGTAA
- the LOC118037499 gene encoding phosphoinositide phosphatase SAC8 isoform X2 has product MEITPSPSPPHSGRFKLFDQLELQEFNDKYVIKSVESPNRGFSISRLHGDIQPLNSDNDGGGCDESSVSPSKTSVIYGVVGTIRLVVGTYILVIISRKEAGEFLGFPVFRIAAMKFLPCNEALKFSTAQEKRDEAYFMHLLRVVESTPGLYYSYETDITLNLQRRCKLAEGWMSKPIWKSADPRFVWNKSLLDELIEFKLDGFIIPLLQGNILMFLIFHLKIKESSASVTLVSRRCTRRLGTRMWRRGANLEGDTANFIETEQLLELEGYRSSLLQIRGSIPLLWEQIVDLSYRPCLRIISHEQTSKVVERHFHDLYQRYGDTMAVDLTNKHGDEGQLSTAYAAEMQKLPHVRYVPFDFHHVCGNSNFDNLQILYNQISDDFQKQGYILIDAEGNILEEQKGIIRSNCIDCLDRTNVTQSFLGQKSLTMQLQRIGVLSSIEFITMFSEEYGKFRALWAEQGDEVSLEYAGTHALKGDLVRYGRQTIGGIIKDGMSALWRYYLNNFQDGVRQDALDLISGHYSVNRNGPSPFQLNGFESLSYLPVASAASALIIGGLTITSVTVQQAGRQAQQYLSTVIWAGVTAGVMAVVKANGRQFCSRPRLCGLM; this is encoded by the exons ATGGAAATTACCCCCTCTCCATCTCCTCCTCATTCAGGGAGATTCAAACTTTTTGACCAATTAGAATTGCAAGAATTCAACGACAAATACGTGATCAAATCCGTTGAATCTCCTAATCGTGGCTTCTCTATCAGTCGCCTCCACGGCGATATCCAGCCGCTTAATAGTG AtaatgatggtggtggttgtgATGAAAGTTCCGTTAGTCCGTCAAAAACCTCCGTGATTTACGGCGTCGTCGGCACAATTAGATTGGTCGTAg GAACGTACATACTTGTGATAATTTCGCGGAAAGAAGCTGGAGAATTTCTTGGTTTTCCTGTTTTCCGAATTGCTGCGATGAAGTTTTTGCCTTGCAATGAGGCATTGAAGTTTTCTACTGCGCAAGAA aAAAGAGATGAGGCCTACTTTATGCATCTGTTGAGAGTGGTGGAGTCAACTCCAGGGCTGTATTATTCGTATGAGACGGATATAACTTTGAA TTTGCAGCGAAGATGTAAATTAGCAGAAGGGTGGATGAGTAAACCGATTTGGAAATCA GCTGACCCTCGATTTGTTTGGAACAAAAGTCTTTTGGATGAACTTATTGAGTTTAAG CTTGATGGGTTCATCATTCCTCTACTTCAAGGAAATATCCTGATGTTTCTGATATTTCAT CTAAAGATAAAAGAGTCATCTGCCTCAGTTACATTAGTTTCAAGAAGGTGTACTCGGCGTCTAG GGACACGAATGTGGAGGAGAGGAGCTAACCTTGAAGGAGACACTGCTAACTTTATTGAAACTGAGCAATTGCTGGAGCTTGAAGGTTACAGATCTTCATTGTTGCAG ATTCGAGGTTCGATTCCCCTACTATGGGAGCAGATTGTTGATTTGAGCTATAGACCATGTCTTCGAATCATTAGTCATGAGCAGACG TCAAAAGTTGTTGAACGCCATTTCCATGATCTTTACCAACGATATGGGGACACCATGGCAGTTGACTTAACCAATAAA CATGGTGATGAAGGTCAATTAAGCACAGCTTATGCTGCTGAAATGCAAAAGCTTCCACATGTGAG ATATGTTCCGTTTGATTTTCATCATGTCTGTGGCAACTCAAACTTCGATAATCTTCAAATTCTATATAATCAAATCTCAGACGACTTCCAAAAGCAAGG ATATATCCTCATAGACGCAGAAGGAAACATATTGGAAGAGCAGAAAGGCATTATTAGATCTAACTGCATTGACTGCTTGGATCGAACAAATGTTACTCAG AGTTTTCTGGGTCAGAAGTCTTTAACCATGCAGTTGCAAAGAATAGGAGTGCTTTCTTCTATTGAGTTTATTACCATGTTCAGTGAAGAATACGGAAAGTTCAGAGCAT TGTGGGCTGAGCAAGGTGATGAGGTCAGCCTTGAATATGCCGGTACTCATGCTTTGAAAGGGGATTTAGTTAG ATATGGAAGACAGACTATAGGAGGAATAATCAAAGATGGGATGAGTGCCCTTTGGAGATACTATCTGAACAATTTTCAGGATGGAGTTCGCCAG GACGCATTAGATCTTATAAGCGGCCATTATAGTGTCAACAGAAATGGTCCTTCACCATTCCAGCTTAACGGATTCGAATCACTCTCT TATCTTCCGGTGGCATCAGCTGCATCAGCTTTGATTATTGGAGGTTTAACAATAACATCTGTCACGGTTCAGCAAG CGGGACGACAGGCGCAGCAGTATTTGTCAACTGTTATCTGGGCTGGAGTGACTGCTGGAGTAATGGCAGTTGTTAAAGCTAACGGGAGGCAGTTTTGTTCCAGGCCGCGCTTGTGTGGTCTTATGTAA